The genomic stretch ttttttttttttgacgagaAGGTGAGTAACTTGAGTTACTTGGGAACACTTGGTAGAATCAGAAAATATATTGAAATTATAGTCGCTTTCAGGATATAAAATGTTGGTTCAGTTTTACATGAATATAGGCCTATTGGGATTACTAGTTACACAATACACGTTTACTGTGAATCAGATTCATAGACCTGGCAAACCGTTGATTTTGGTCATGTTATTTTGGGTTGGTTGGTTTCAGCTCGGGTCAGTTAGATCTGGGTTATGGGCAGGTCATTTTGTGTCGCCATTTTTAAGTTTTTTTCTCGCTTAAATTAGTTATTTCGGTTTATTTGGTTTCAGTTGGGTTTGAATAAGGTCAATTCCGGTGTAATTAGGCTGCAGGGTAAGTTTCTTATCTTAACCTCTTTGTCATTCTTAAATGTGCAAAAATTTCTGAAATGAAGGCGCAGAAGTACGCCCAGTCAATCAATTGCTAGCAAAGTGTTTACTGTAGATATTTGGAGCTTGGGTAAAAGTGTAAAACTACTTAAAAGTGCTTGTTATCCTACAAATGTCACTAGCTCAAAGTTGGAAGATAGAAGTATTGTCATAATTTCTTCTTTTAACAGGAAAAAGATGTAACCTCCAACCACACTTATGACTTATCTCTGGCCTTCCTATGCTTTTCTCCCTCATTCTTGATTAAGACGGACATATACGTCTTAAACAAGAAACAAGTCAAATAGATAAATGGGACGAAAAACAGAATGGCTTGGGAATGACAAACTCTTATCCCATCTATTTGTAGGGGGTAGTATTTGACCCATTTTACAATTAAGACGGATATGAGCGTCTTAAGAAAGATTAATTGCTCCCTCAAACATTGGCCACCTCTTGTATTAATTAAAGGACAAaagaacaaacaaacaaacataaAACTATATTTTAGAAAAATTGAAGAAAGATATGGAAAGGGAGAGAAGTAATGGTGTTATATTAGTATAAACTAGTGGTTGACGAATCACTATCTGAAGGAAGAGGATGACGATATGGGAATAGGGCACATGGGGATCAGTGCAAACTGAGCACACCAGAAACAGGGAGAAACAGGGAGCCATGTGAATGGGAAGATTCAGTTCCCTTTTTTTATATTATTCGATTAGTGAATTTctttttaattaaatataaattacTTAAAACAATGATAATTAATCTAAGTTGTAACACCTCATATTCATACTGgtcattttgtaaaaaaaaaaaaaaaagtttctatTGTTTTCGTGGTCTTATTTCAAAGTTGTATTACTTTCGATTATGACTCTGCTCGTTATCTTAACCCCAATATTTTTGAAAGAACATATTAGAAAATAGGCTGATTTTGAGGTAAGTCAAATAACGATGTATTTATCGGATTTAAACCGAATTTCATTTTAAAAAATATCGGGAGATAGGGGTGACCTCCAATAGGGGGATTCAAGAACATGGATCCACCCAATTCCAATGGGGTATCCTTCAACTTCCAACTAATAAAGTCATGTGATGGCACTGAGACTTGCTTTGTCTTTGCCTTGATTTTCCttttaaaaatccatatttttagGTGATTTTAATTTTTCTTTCACATGTAGGAGCCCACTACTCTACCATCTTCCCTAACAATAGTAGAATATTGTGTTGAGAGGGTCCCTATTTTAATCTTTTCTCAATTGGATTACATTGGTCACAGTTCTCAATTTCTGATGCTCTAGTGGTCTACTTGATTTTGCACCTTAAGTCGCAATTTAACAACCATAAGTTAAATCACCCTTTAAGTCGCATTTTACATGCACAAGTTAAATCACTTTCCATCATCTTGGACCCTGATTTGCATGTATACTAATCCATGGAGGATTTACATTTGTATGGAGTGCAATTTGCATGTTTACTATCAGCAAGTCTCCCCTATGACGAGCATATCCGTTACAAGTttgcgacgggtcaaatactacTCACATGGGTAAATATGACAAAACATAATACTACTCTCTAGACACTTTGTTTTTGTCTTATCTCCCCATGTGGGTAGTATTTGATCCGTtgcaagcttgcgacggatatgACAAATGGGAATTTGTGGTTTACTATTGTATGATTTAGGATCACCATGTCATGTCTTAGACTCGAattaaacacaaattcttgtttaatatGACAATATCGGTCGTAAACTTAAATAGTCAGGTATGGTAGATGAAACAAAAGGAAAATGCGTAGGGACTAATAAAAGGTTTGTCGGGAGCTTTAATTAACCCATTTTCGTCTTAAGATATCATATACTGTCATCCTAAGACAGACTAACTGCGAATGAAATACACGCAAAACTTGTAGTTTATCTACGTCTTTCTTCTTTTAGTTAAtcctcatttttcttcttttagtTTATCTTTCTAACAAATGATGCAGGGTATGTAGACCCACACCCACTAAGCAGTAAGGCATCCATTAATACTATGATTCCAAAGTAACAAAGTTCATTAAGTTGCAATTAATTAAGAAATCTAAAGCATTCCAAAAATCAATTAAGGATGATATGATATAGGTAATAGGACCCATTAGCTAGTGGCAAATCGCTCTCTGATTCAGGGTACCAAGTCACTTGATTATGGACACATATCAAGGATGAAGGGGCATTATACTGTTTATTCATCAGCTCAAAACTTGAAACCTTTGGACTAGTTTAGCTATTTTTGGTGTATTAGGGCTTGGTGGACCATTAATTATTGCTGTTATGGGTCCTATCAGCTTGTGGTCAGTGTAGCGTTTGTTTCCCTCCTACTACTTCGGGCGCCTTCTGTTTAACAAAATTTGTGTCAAGTCATGATCGTTCATAACATGAGGGAAAGTGAAAGAAAAGAAGTAATTGTataaattgtataaatgtttgctCCCAATTCCCAAAAGAGAGAATGAATAGAGGACTAGAGGTGTAACCAAGTTGATATGAGCACGAGCTCGGATTGTCATTACTCGACCTTGGGCTCAACATCGAGTTTGTCGAGCCTAAAAAATTGAAGCTCGAATTTGCATCGGGAAAAGCTCGAGCTTGCGGATTGTcattattatttttgtgttttcacTTTTTTTAAATTTTACTAATACAAAATATAGTTTTAAAAACAAATACTCGTATTGATTACTCCCTCTTTCGTAAGTTAGAAAAAATAACTTAAACTACAAAGGAGCTTCCAATCTAAGCCTTGTTGAGCGGAATCGGCTCGGATTTGGTTGAAGCTCGACTCGAGATCGGTTTGATCGAACTCGAGTCGAGCTTTGACCGATCGATTACGAGTACTCTATGAGTGAGATCATTTACAGTCTTAGAAAATGGTAAAATGTCCTCGGTTAAAAAAAGTTTGTGAATGATAAATAATTCTAATGGGAGGCAATCAAGCCCAAACTTTGTTGTAAGGTCATTTGTCTTACTGCTATAAAAGTATGAAAACCTTTTCTGGGCTTTATAGGCTGTTGTGTATATTTACTacaatgttataaaagtatgaaaAGGCGTGTAATATGTAGGCTATTATTGTGTGTAGTTACTCCTCTTTCGTCTTAGAAAATATCTTCCATAATACATTATAGGAGTACGATTTAAGACATGACTGAACCTCAAAAATAAAAATACTTGAAGTTCAAAGTAATAATGATATAGTTGGACAAGTGATGGGTAATTTATGACTATAATGAATTTATAGCTCCGAAATTCTAAAAATACGGAGAAAATAATATATTTCCGCAACAAGTAAATAGAAGTATTTGCTAGGAGTATATAAAAGTACGAAGAATCTTTCATATGGTGTGTAGATTGCTATGTACACTAGCCAAGAGTTTTCCTATTATGTGCTAGATAACAGTCGGGAAATCCTCATGTTAAAAAAACAAGCTTAAAGTGGTGAAAATTATTTAGAGAGAACCTTTTTTAGCTTAAAAGTTTGATTCATCATTATTTACTAATATAGTCGAGTATGATTGGGAAATCAAGTACCACGTAGTTTGCTTATGATTGGACATAATTGGCATATTGTAATTGTGTTCAGGCTATATAGGCGGGAATGTAGGACATCTCTTGAGTGATAAGTATTAGTGACACCAATAGGTCTTGTGagggcaaatgggtattttgtgaggggaaatggtatccgtctatacgtatagacggatagtgtccgtctataatgagaatttgtgtagtgACACACCCATGGCTATTTATTTTACATCTACTTCCCTTGTAGCCTCCAGTTTAACGTTTGAAGGTCGTAGTTTGAAAACTTTGACCATAAATAGATCGATATATAGCCCCGTATAAAACATTATGATATGATTCAAACCTGTTATTACAAAGGAAGTACTttgtaattgattttatttttttatgtgtCTTCTCGGGTAAATATGCTCACAtgtgaaacttttttttttcagtgtAATTTTGTTCTCGTGCCTTGAATATTAATATGTCTGTATCACGTAGAAGGGTGACATGACTTTTGAGTCTTTGAGAAGTACATGTAATGTGGGATTTTAGTGGAGTTGTGAGAAGCTTGATTGAGATATTTTGCACTAGTTGCTTACTCTTATGTTTTGATAGGGGTTCATAACTTCATATTGACATTAACATCATTAATTGGCCCTTATCTATATGTCAGCCTCTTCTTTTTTTTCAGAGATAATAACTCCTAAATTTGCATATCAGATCCCCTCAACCCTGCAATTTGCGAGACCCATTAAGGCATTAGATAATGTTATTGTCGTTGTTACGATAACTCCTTAATTTTGGCATAGGGAATTACATTTGGTTTTGGCAGGAGAAGCAGAGTAAAACTATCTATGAAACGAGCTATGTAATGGATGAAACCACAATTATAGATGAACAGCATAAGTCAACAATTCCTAATTCAAGCTATAACAAGTTGTTTGAAGGTAACAAACACACAATTTCATGTTTACTAATACAGAAAATTCTACACATAGACCTCCATACTTGTAACCGCCCCATTATGTTTCGACCTTAGTTGGTAATCTCTTTAAGGGGTGATACACTGCACAAATTTTCATTATAGGCGGGCATATCCGTCTATAGTAAGAGACGGGTCGGATCCCTCTCACAAAgaggcaagtgggagggcaaATGGAAAAACAAGTGGGTTACCATTTAGCCTCCCACTTGCCTCTTTGTGAGAAGGATCCGACTCGTCTCTCGTTATAAACGGATATCCCGTCTATAATAAGACTTGCTGGATACACTGATACTTACATTTCGGActtaaaaaattacaaccgaaaaCTCACGTTGATCTTTCAAGCATTCACAACCGTGCAATCGTGCATTAAAAACATTTAAATTTGCATAATTAATACTTCCTCCTAGTTTGATTGAGTGTTGATTCCTCTTTACCTTTTCATGTTAGTCGGGTGCTGGTATCCCTTTTTTTTGTGAtaagttttgtgtggtccaaattcattttcttaattttggtGTCCAAAAGAAAGGAAACAACACTCAGATTAAGAGGGAATAGTTTTTACTACGGATCGGGACAAAATCGAGCCTAGACAATGGGGCCTGATTTTTATTGTGGCATCGGAACAATGAATATGTCGTTTACAAAATGTAATGAAAACAATATACATGACACACACACAGCTAAGGTCTGAAACATATATATTGAGACCTCAACTTCATCTGAGTTTTCTCACTTTCTCACCCTGTAAATTTGATCAGAAATGCAGAAGAGTAGGGTATAGAGGTCTGAAATAGGGATAAAATGGGTGATGAGAGCGAAAGGAGGTTCGTCCTGGTTCACATTACGTGTTGGTGGGTTAGGTAGCAAACTCTGCCCCTTCTTAGGTCCCATACCCCTCCACCTCTTCATCCCCTAGATTCCTGCCCTTTCTTTCCCTCTTTCTTACATATGAAATTTTAATAAAACCTATAGACTATAAAACAAATTATAGCCAACTCATTTCTTTTTTCTCTTAAGTAATCCTTTGCATTGACAATAACATTTGTTTCATCTTTATTAGAATTCATATTGGTATAGATGCCTCTTTAGGTCTTTGCTTAGTATACTACAACTTTACCAAAGTGTTTAAGGTCTCCCACCTTATTGTGTATAGGACATTAGGACGGGTGGGTTTAAGCAACCTTGCAAGTTGCACCTATAACCTATGTTACTCGGACTCGACTACAAGGGTCGGACAGACGGACACAATATGGTGTTGAAGTGTCGTATGTGCTTGTATTCCGTGGCAATCTCAATTCTTTGGTGTAAAATGAAGTGTTCGAGTGTCATGTTGTGTCGGTCAAGCCCCACGTAGTCAAATTGAAGTGTGGAGGTGGAAAACAAAGACTTACAATGAAATTTGTGTCCACAAATAAAGAGATTCATCTGtatcacaaattttcatttacAGAGAATAAAGCTATTTAAACCATCACTTTTTTGGGTTGATGGTAAATATCACCCCTCCGTTGTAATTCACAGCGGTTATAGGCTTGTTGCATTTGTATATCTCGAGGGTATCAAATAAACGGTTTGTGAaagataaaatattactcaaaaaAGTTGTTTTGCTTTATGAGTAAAATTAAACTTACCAACTTCTAATTTTCAATGAAACATTTCACATATTCTCTTCCCTTTAACACCAAGATGGAATTCATTTATGTGCATGACAATTGTCTTCTTTCATCTAagatttacttgtttatttttggACAACTGTCTAGACAAGCTGAAATAGACTTTGCTTCTATGGGTCATGGCTGGAGTAAGAATCCATCTAACCATCTATACAGATTTATTCATTAATTAAACCATTTCACAAAATTTTAATACTAGTTGTTGACTTTACACAACTTGCGGGCTTTAATTTACTTGATTAATGGTGTTCTTTACTGCTGCTAGCCTGCTATATTGGATGTAGAAAGTGACTACGTTAAAAATGCATTTGCCCATATTCTGTAATATGCTTGCTATAATATTTTCATGCTATGTAATGTCATCCGCATATCATTATTTTATACTACATCAATAGTCTCAAACTGCACGTTAGTTTTGATGCAGTCATATTAATGTTACTGGATTGAATGGAATTGATCAAATTGAAGCTTAGAAGTTGTAGTTAGTCTTGTTTAAGATGACAATCTCCGTTTCAATGGTAAATGTATCTAAATATTAGTACCACTTAATGATAATAAGACAAATACCGTTATCATATGATACCTATTTAGATTCGTTTTATAATTAAAACGGATATTAAATGACGTCttaacaagaatttgtgtattaGTTGAGTTGAAGTAAATTttaaacaattggtctcccttgtgacgggttaccatttgtgacggatattttgtgagataaaatggtaacaaaaagggttagtggagaaaggggaccacatgaatagtgttgcagagagagaaaaagtgggtacattgtaaggtaaaatggtatccgtcttcagcttgtgacggatatgtcatgtcttcaatgagaatttgtgaattttAAATAAACACAGTATGCTATATGCATTTACTCATCAGTAGAATAAGGGAGTCTATCTAATGCACGTGTTGCTCTGATTAAATTGGGTGTTTTGGACTTTTGGCTATGATAAGTTTTGAAAATGTACAAACTGCTACATGTCGGGATGTTATTTTTGTTACATCGAGTGATTGCTGTTTTTTTTTCGAGTTTTACTATTAGTGCGAACTCTTTAGTCCTCTTGTTTCAAATTTATTGTGGCTATATTTTTTCTTTCTAGGAGTGTCTTAAAAATGACAGTTTTTGTGCgcactaatttgtcatttttagGACGGATCTTAACATTAGATTAATGATGATTTGTACATCTAATAAAGTTGACTTTGATCTGCTAGACTCGTGAAGTTATGGTTAAATGATAACTCTATTGCATTAGAATGACCTGATgatatctattttgatatattTTTTAATGATAATATAGTAGTATAAGAAAAAGTTAGTGAGTAAATTTGGTTGGTTACATCTTGGATTGAATTGAGTTTTAGATCTACTCAGGATGAATTGTTAGCATTTCATTTTGGGGGTGAGTTACTTTGAATTCGGCCATTCTCATCATGTTTTTTCCTGGTCACTTTGAATCAATCGTTTTAAGGTCGGCGATTAAACAGGCTAATTACTACGAATTGAAGTAGTAGATTGATTAAAAAAGcttgttttaaataaaaaaaaatgtttacTAAAGAGTGTTTGAATTAAAAATAGTCGTGTTGTGTCATGTTAgatcatttcattttttttttttcaattgggtCATTATACGGTCGACTGGTTTGTGTGGTTGATTTCGGGTTAGCTAATTTTTGGTTCGACAAAGCTCAAGTAGGGTCGAATCTGATTCAGAAGGGCCTTCTATTTCGGAATAATGATATGAAAATACTCCGTAGTTGTTTTGATATATAAACAATACATATCTTATACATAgtagtaaataaagacaatacATGTGGAATGGACGTAATACATTTTAGTGAGACGGTAAAATTCATATGATGTATATACATGTTGATTAATTTAGCTTATTTTTCCAAAGCAAAAGCTTATTATATATAAAAAGGATTCTACTATGAAGCTCCATAATATTGATAACAATTCTTCTCCCTCTCCTTCCCTTCCCCACCCCTTTCCATTCTCTTTAAAATAAATCTTGGaccctttcttagagctagtaaGGTATATAAACAATCTACCATACACCAAACAGTGCACAATCTACAATCACAAAATTCTTGTTTATATATATGTGTATGTACTCTCctcaattatttgtaataaattttttcaaaacatcaaaattgaagtCCCTTTCCAAGTTTCATTCTCTTGACTGTAGAATCCTGTAGTCTCCGGGCCGCCTTTCTATGTCAGTCCCTCTATATTTGCTGTAATTAAGTCGATTTCGACATGTCGATCAGATCAGGTTTAATGTTCCTCTAAGATTAGTGTTGGTGGTGGTTAGCAAGAAGCTTCACTAGTTTACATTAGGAAGGTCATGAGTACTACTTGTACTGGGATGTCTTTCTTCCCTGCAAACTTCATGCTTCAAACTCCTACTGATAATGACCATCATCCACCTTCTTCTCTATCTTCACTCATGCCTTCATGCAATCCCCAAGACTTTCATGGTATATACTCTTTTTTCCCTCTTATATTGTGAACTAGTAGTTGGTTGATGCAGTTCTCGACGTAATTTTCATTATTCAGGACTCCCTGATCCCTCCGTCATGGGAGGGAGCCTTGAGGCATTGTGTAAAGGTTGTTGTATAAGAATGATGCGGTCAAACTTAACAAGAATAAGAATTATGGGACTTACTTTAGTATTCTTAAGGAATTTATGCATATTATTGTAGGGTAATGTAATAAACTTGagtatattcttttttttttttggcagcggtAAAGAAAGAGTTTTACATAGAGCGATCTTCAATCTTGGGTGTTATTATAGTCATTATACTAGCATGAAGTTGATTATTCATTGACTTGTTTCTTTACATGATTTACTTTGAATAGTTCAATTATGGAGTGTCTAAGTAACATAACACAAACTTGAACTATGATTTACTCTCTCAGGAATGACACCGATGCTAGGAAAACGATCGATGTCATTTTCCGGGATTGACATGTGTGAAgatacaaatgggaacaataatgGAGGAGATGAAGATCTATCAGATGACGGGTCGCAATTGGGAGGGGCAGGGGAGAAAAAGAGGAGACTAAACATGGAGCAAGTGAAAACCCTTGAGAAGAATTTCGAGTTAGCGAACAAACTTGAACCTGAGAGAAAAATGCAATTGGCTAAGGCACTTGGTTTACAACCTAGACAAATAGCAATTTGGTTCCAAAACAGGAGAGCTAGGTGGAAGACAAAACAATTAGAGAAAGATTATGAGGTTCTTAAGAGACAATTTGATGCTGTTAAGGCTGATAATGAAGCCCTTCAATCCCAAAATCAGAAACTCCAAGCTGAGGTACTTAAGTGCAACTTGGACAATTTTCCCTATTCTAGATCAATTCAGGATTCGGAAATATCGTCTTTCTGTTTCTTAACACAAAGTTAGGTCTATGTGCATCTGACCCCCTACCTTGCCAAAGGCGTTAGCCTTTGAGACACTGGGATAATGTGAAAAACGACAATGAAACTGAATTTTGAGTTAAACTTTTAAGGGTGTTCTTAAGGAATTTGAGCAATTATGCTGCCTTTTCATCTTTCATAAAATTCTTTCATAAAATGCATGATTATTCCTGAGgcacttttttttttgtatattgcCTTTTAGGGTTAAACTGATTAATTATTCATGTTCTTTTCTGAGATATACAAAAGAAGAGGGTGTTTTTCTTTCTAAAAATTTATAAAAACGGAAAATTTACTGATGTAAAATGGTCAGTTCACATCCTTTTCTGTTTAAGTTTCTTTCAAGCTGTGTCTTTAGGACATTTTCAGCACAAACACTGTGTATATGGCCTACTTTAAACAAAAGTTTGGCGCATTAGATGATTGTTTTTATTGTCACATCATAGTTGCTTGATTTTGATTCAAAAAAAGTTGGCTATAATTTGTTTGCCAGTAAGTTTCTCTTAAAACAGCATTATCCGTCTTAAGATGAAAATGAGTCAAATATGCTTCCACTTGCGACTTTACGGATATTgacgtcttaaacaagaatttgtgtttgtttttAAATTTGTTTATTTTTGCAGATAATAGCACTAAAATGTAGGGAGCCAACAGAGTCGATCAATCTAAACAAGGAAACTGAAGGGTCGTCAAGCAATAGAAGTGACAACAGCTCCGAGATTAAGTTGGATATCTCAAGAACTCCGGTGGACAGTCCTTTGGATCTCTCAGCCCATCCGACAACCACAACAGACAACGCTACTGCCAGCATCACTGGACGGTCTTTCTTCCAGCCGATGACCATGAGGCCTAATGTGCCACATGGGGCTCAATTACTCTTCCAAAGTCCACAACCACCGCCCGTCAAGGAAGAGACCTTCACCAACATGTTTTGTGGCATTGATGATCAAACTGGATTTTGGCCTTGGATTGAGCAACATAACTTCAATTGAGCGAGCTTCCTCGCGTTTAGGCCCCTCTCGTCAGAGCgaatattttgttttatgaacTCAGAAGGAATCAAGTTAAGGAATTTTATATAATGGTACCAATTTTTTCAACTCAAATTGTGATTTTAATATTTGGTGTATAAATCAATATGTCAAGTGATCAAAATTAAGGTGGTTTTGCCCAGCTTGGGTTTTTCGGTACACCGGAATCAAATAAGCATTTGCTTCAGATCAAACCATCTTTGTAGATCATGAATTGAAAGAAGATAAGTCTCTACACATGTTAGAGGACAAATGTCGTCAGAATTTCTACTGTAATCTTTGGTCTAAATGACCTTTAAGAAATCAGTTTTTGAGTCTCAATTACTTTTGTCTTCCAATTTTTAAAAAACTGAAAAAagtaacaacaataatattatccATGAGTCTAAATGACTCTCGTCTAATAACCCAACATAAGAATTTTGTCGAAAATTATATCGAAGAACTGTTTTTTCACAAGAAAAGAGGCTCAACCATAAGAATTACGATTTATTTCATCACTTGTAAAGCTTTAAGAAAAATTTGCTAGTTAATTACGACTACCATTGTAGTAGTGATTACATATCTCCATAAATTGATAAACTCTTCGTCAATATATACACATTTAAGAGAATATTATGTGAATTTTTTACGCGTACAACTTTGATCGTTTATTCAAATTTCAAAATATGTTTTGTAATTTGAACAAATTTAAGAAGTTTTGAATAAAAATGCGtgttaaattattattttttttaaacatTTTCATCATTCAAACACAAATGGTCATAACACCATACACTTTAGAAACCTCGAGGGCGTAAGTCAAAATGGCACCCACACAAGAAAAAGCAGGTTAGAAATGTAAaaataaagttacacttttagCACTACTGACCATGCACAGTGGTTTAAAGTAGAAAAGTTGGTAATGATCAAAAGCTGATTATGATTGCATCAATCACTGCATGGCATTCACTTTATGGTCCCATATCACATTTAAACAAAATCTACCTGAGTGGGTAAAATAAAATATACCGTCCAATCAATTCTTTACGTTTGTTTTGAACGTAGAGAGTAATATGTATTTGTGGTTTACGAAATGCGAAAACGAAAATGTAATCTGCATATGAGCAAGTAATTTGGAGTATATTTTTCTTTAGAAAGAAAATGGAAATGTAATAAGGCTGAAACACttaaataagaaaattaaaagaagTGACTAGGACATAGGGATATACAAGTGGACAAATTTATTTTCTAAAATCA from Silene latifolia isolate original U9 population chromosome 2, ASM4854445v1, whole genome shotgun sequence encodes the following:
- the LOC141644165 gene encoding homeobox-leucine zipper protein ATHB-13 → MSTTCTGMSFFPANFMLQTPTDNDHHPPSSLSSLMPSCNPQDFHGMTPMLGKRSMSFSGIDMCEDTNGNNNGGDEDLSDDGSQLGGAGEKKRRLNMEQVKTLEKNFELANKLEPERKMQLAKALGLQPRQIAIWFQNRRARWKTKQLEKDYEVLKRQFDAVKADNEALQSQNQKLQAEIIALKCREPTESINLNKETEGSSSNRSDNSSEIKLDISRTPVDSPLDLSAHPTTTTDNATASITGRSFFQPMTMRPNVPHGAQLLFQSPQPPPVKEETFTNMFCGIDDQTGFWPWIEQHNFN